In Pseudodesulfovibrio sp. S3, one genomic interval encodes:
- a CDS encoding Ada metal-binding domain-containing protein, translating to MLAGAIVAAGSFPLRLPGEAQAASTVYHGNRNSYIFHQPACRYYNCKNCSVVFTSRQEALGAGFRPCKICKP from the coding sequence ATGCTTGCGGGTGCGATCGTCGCGGCTGGGAGTTTTCCGCTACGGTTGCCGGGGGAGGCGCAGGCTGCCTCGACAGTCTACCACGGAAACAGGAATTCCTACATTTTTCACCAGCCCGCTTGCCGGTATTACAACTGCAAGAACTGTTCGGTGGTCTTTACCTCGCGCCAGGAGGCGCTGGGTGCAGGGTTTCGGCCCTGCAAGATCTGCAAGCCATGA
- a CDS encoding class I SAM-dependent methyltransferase: protein MKNSLFYTDMIPPDARALWDGMYKIPWNDPAFSGRILAEHLSQDHHLASRKLDVIESQVAWINANVLTGVSASILDLGCGPGLYSRCLAGVSHRYVGLDFSPASIDHARQEFGVPGRCEFRLGDVVEADLGGPFDLVMMLYGELNVFSPDQCRRILVKAFEALAPGGRLLVERQRVHAVQAVGQGVNTWTRAESGGLFAEAPYVCLTENHWFQEEGVSLQCFQVWVKGQDAPVLYRSTTKAWTASEMEGLFRSAGFIDVVHHSDWPVPDQGLALVSGRKG, encoded by the coding sequence ATGAAAAATAGTTTGTTCTATACCGATATGATTCCCCCCGATGCCCGTGCCCTGTGGGACGGGATGTACAAGATTCCCTGGAACGACCCTGCGTTCAGCGGGCGCATCCTTGCGGAACACCTTTCCCAGGACCATCATCTTGCCAGCCGCAAGCTGGACGTCATTGAATCCCAGGTGGCCTGGATCAATGCGAACGTCTTGACCGGGGTTTCGGCCTCGATCCTGGACCTCGGCTGCGGACCGGGGCTGTATTCCCGTTGTCTGGCCGGGGTATCGCACCGGTATGTCGGCCTGGATTTCAGCCCGGCGTCGATAGACCACGCCCGGCAGGAGTTCGGTGTTCCCGGCCGGTGCGAGTTTCGGCTCGGCGATGTGGTTGAGGCCGATTTGGGCGGTCCCTTCGATCTGGTCATGATGCTCTACGGCGAGTTGAATGTTTTTTCGCCCGATCAGTGCCGGCGAATACTGGTCAAGGCGTTTGAAGCCCTGGCACCCGGAGGCCGCCTGCTTGTGGAGCGGCAGCGGGTGCACGCCGTGCAGGCCGTGGGCCAGGGGGTGAACACCTGGACGCGGGCCGAATCCGGCGGCCTGTTCGCCGAGGCCCCGTATGTCTGCCTGACGGAAAACCATTGGTTTCAGGAGGAAGGGGTTTCCCTTCAGTGCTTCCAGGTGTGGGTCAAAGGGCAGGATGCACCTGTCCTCTACAGGAGCACCACCAAGGCATGGACGGCATCAGAGATGGAGGGCTTGTTTCGGTCGGCCGGTTTCATCGACGTGGTCCATCACTCGGATTGGCCTGTTCCCGACCAGGGACTGGCCCTGGTGTCAGGCAGGAAAGGGTAA
- a CDS encoding WcbI family polysaccharide biosynthesis putative acetyltransferase yields the protein MDRKLCIVHANCQGEPLMDRLDCCPEFRERYECRLYTNYIREPIPDQELAQCSLFLYQHLDAAWEELASETLLAKLPETAHSLCIPNMFFKGYWPTWTGKQGFDYRCELLDNYIDAGLPPEETVLVYIHTDMGAKFDLTSMVADTLKQERERESHTPIKYVDLIKTNYRNIKLFNTINHPGPLLMDHAAKGILAELGLPAPEEAALGALGDPFPEFEEPINPKVAEFFGWDFAGPGRKYEIYGRKMTFTRWVSNYVFARQAGVRDFIAFLQGADVAL from the coding sequence ATGGACAGGAAACTCTGCATCGTACACGCCAACTGCCAGGGCGAACCGCTCATGGATCGCCTCGACTGCTGCCCGGAATTCCGGGAGCGTTACGAGTGCAGGCTCTACACCAACTACATTCGCGAACCGATCCCGGACCAGGAATTGGCCCAATGCTCCCTTTTCCTCTACCAACACCTCGACGCCGCATGGGAGGAACTGGCCTCTGAAACCCTGCTCGCCAAGCTGCCTGAAACAGCGCACAGTCTGTGCATCCCCAACATGTTCTTCAAGGGCTATTGGCCCACCTGGACAGGCAAGCAAGGCTTCGACTATCGATGCGAACTGCTCGACAACTACATCGACGCAGGCCTGCCGCCGGAAGAAACGGTTTTGGTCTACATACACACGGACATGGGAGCCAAGTTCGATCTGACATCGATGGTGGCAGACACCCTGAAACAGGAGCGGGAGCGCGAATCGCACACCCCGATCAAGTATGTGGATCTGATAAAGACAAACTACCGGAATATCAAACTGTTCAACACGATCAACCACCCCGGCCCCCTGCTCATGGATCACGCAGCCAAAGGCATTCTAGCCGAACTCGGCCTGCCTGCACCGGAAGAAGCGGCCCTTGGTGCGCTGGGCGACCCCTTCCCGGAATTCGAAGAACCCATCAATCCCAAGGTGGCCGAGTTCTTCGGCTGGGATTTCGCAGGGCCGGGCCGGAAGTATGAAATTTACGGCCGCAAGATGACCTTCACCCGCTGGGTGTCAAATTACGTGTTCGCACGGCAGGCCGGGGTCAGGGATTTCATCGCCTTCCTCCAAGGCGCCGACGTCGCCCTGTGA
- the cobT gene encoding nicotinate-nucleotide--dimethylbenzimidazole phosphoribosyltransferase: protein MENSFKDALNSIRPVDRTLAEKGQAHLDNLTKPRGSLGRLEELALQLFLIQGGQPPKVDPMRVYTVAGDHGVYQEGVSPYPQEVSRQMVLNFLADGAGINVLAKTVGAQLFVVDAGCCGGKFDDHPSLIQAKIAPGTNNLAKGPAMTREHCLQALLLGLSLADRAHEEGVKVLGTGEMGISNTTPSTALYSAYLGLDPEIMTGPGAGLDKAKLPSKVEVISKGLAVNRAAVDSGDAIEILAALGGLEIAALTGLILGGAKNRQLVCVDGFISTAAYLAAWKLCPDVKDYCLISHASAEPGHSAAVKAMGLDPYLHLGFRLGEGTGAACAMFLVRAAANIYNDMATFADAGVSESD, encoded by the coding sequence ATGGAAAATAGTTTCAAGGACGCATTGAACTCCATCCGCCCCGTGGATCGGACCCTGGCCGAAAAGGGGCAGGCCCATCTCGACAATCTGACCAAACCCCGTGGCAGCCTGGGGCGTCTGGAGGAGTTGGCCCTTCAGTTGTTTCTTATCCAGGGAGGACAACCGCCAAAGGTAGACCCCATGCGCGTCTACACCGTGGCCGGTGATCACGGCGTCTACCAAGAGGGCGTCAGCCCGTATCCTCAGGAGGTGAGCCGTCAGATGGTGCTCAATTTCCTGGCTGACGGTGCGGGCATCAATGTCCTTGCAAAGACGGTGGGTGCACAACTCTTCGTGGTGGACGCAGGCTGCTGCGGCGGCAAGTTCGACGACCATCCGAGCCTGATTCAGGCCAAGATCGCCCCCGGTACCAACAATCTGGCCAAAGGCCCGGCCATGACCCGCGAACACTGCCTGCAAGCATTGCTGCTCGGCCTTTCCCTGGCAGACCGTGCCCATGAGGAGGGCGTCAAGGTGCTCGGCACCGGTGAAATGGGCATCTCCAACACTACCCCTTCCACGGCCCTGTACAGTGCCTATCTCGGATTGGACCCCGAGATCATGACCGGTCCCGGTGCCGGTCTGGACAAGGCCAAGCTGCCCTCCAAGGTCGAAGTAATCAGCAAGGGGCTGGCCGTCAACCGGGCCGCCGTCGATTCCGGCGACGCCATTGAGATTCTGGCCGCGCTCGGCGGTTTGGAGATAGCCGCCCTGACCGGACTCATCCTGGGCGGCGCAAAGAATCGTCAGCTCGTCTGTGTGGACGGATTCATTTCCACGGCCGCCTATCTGGCCGCCTGGAAGCTTTGCCCGGACGTCAAGGACTATTGTCTGATCAGCCATGCCTCAGCCGAACCGGGCCACTCGGCAGCAGTCAAGGCCATGGGCCTTGATCCGTATCTCCATCTCGGCTTCCGCCTGGGCGAAGGCACGGGCGCGGCCTGCGCCATGTTCCTGGTCCGAGCCGCAGCCAATATCTACAACGACATGGCCACCTTTGCCGATGCGGGTGTGTCCGAAAGCGATTAG
- the hemC gene encoding hydroxymethylbilane synthase gives MKKLTIATRGSALALWQANHIKDCLETAHPGLSVDLLKIKTKGDIILDVPLAKVGGKGLFVKEIEEALLDGRAQLAVHSMKDVPTELPEGLEIGIIPEREEPTDSLLSVKYDGLKGLPEGALVGTSSLRRQSQLATLRPDLRIESLRGNLDTRVNKLLKGDFDAIVVATAGLNRLGLSAPKQEILGPPDFLPAVAQGALGIEFHSDNQEVRDMLAFLDHTPTRHQVMAERGFLTGLDGGCQVPIAAWSVIEGDQVRLTGFVADVDGSRPIRLMAEGHVDNAWDVGMILAGMVLDAGGKAILDEVYARESK, from the coding sequence ATGAAGAAACTCACCATAGCCACCCGCGGCAGTGCCCTGGCTCTCTGGCAGGCCAACCACATCAAGGACTGTCTGGAAACCGCACACCCCGGCCTGTCCGTCGACCTGCTCAAGATCAAGACCAAGGGCGACATCATCCTGGACGTTCCGCTGGCCAAGGTCGGCGGCAAGGGACTTTTCGTCAAGGAGATCGAGGAAGCGCTCCTGGACGGTCGCGCCCAACTGGCGGTCCACTCCATGAAGGACGTGCCCACCGAACTGCCCGAAGGCCTGGAAATCGGCATCATCCCGGAACGCGAGGAACCTACGGACTCGCTGCTCTCGGTCAAATACGACGGCCTCAAGGGATTGCCCGAAGGCGCCCTGGTCGGCACCTCCAGCCTGCGCCGCCAGTCCCAACTGGCCACGCTCAGGCCCGACCTCAGGATCGAATCCCTGCGCGGCAACCTGGACACCCGCGTGAACAAGCTCCTCAAAGGCGACTTCGACGCCATCGTGGTGGCCACCGCCGGACTGAACCGACTGGGCCTGTCCGCACCCAAGCAGGAAATCCTCGGACCGCCGGACTTTTTGCCCGCCGTGGCCCAGGGAGCGCTCGGCATCGAGTTCCATTCGGACAACCAGGAAGTGCGCGACATGCTCGCCTTCCTGGACCACACGCCCACCAGACACCAGGTCATGGCCGAACGCGGCTTCCTGACCGGCCTTGACGGCGGTTGCCAAGTCCCCATTGCGGCCTGGTCCGTGATCGAGGGCGACCAGGTCAGACTGACCGGCTTCGTAGCCGACGTGGACGGCTCCCGCCCCATCCGCCTGATGGCAGAAGGCCATGTGGACAACGCCTGGGACGTGGGCATGATCCTGGCCGGAATGGTTCTGGACGCCGGAGGCAAGGCAATTCTCGACGAAGTCTATGCCCGGGAATCCAAATAG
- a CDS encoding zinc ribbon domain-containing protein gives MPIFEYKCDDCGQEFEELVFDRDECPPCPKCASANTGKLMSAVRSKVGGFAPDAGGGSTPSTPSAPSSGCAGCSGGDCSNCG, from the coding sequence ATGCCCATATTCGAATACAAATGCGACGACTGCGGCCAGGAGTTCGAGGAACTCGTCTTTGACCGCGACGAATGCCCCCCCTGTCCCAAATGTGCATCCGCCAACACCGGCAAGCTCATGAGCGCGGTCCGGTCAAAGGTTGGCGGTTTTGCCCCGGATGCCGGAGGCGGCTCCACGCCGTCCACCCCGTCCGCGCCCTCTTCCGGCTGTGCAGGCTGTTCCGGCGGCGACTGCTCGAACTGCGGATAA
- a CDS encoding tetratricopeptide repeat protein, translated as MDDDFFALHLDSGVGEGGSPPPSGWSYLAEGRVRCVFSTTRRGRSSQTFWFVEQAGRDKFKARPLNDRHIPSLDAVSVSAADLTGDYTPELAYFEELVIPAMRAQGGKTNIQASTIDANVVNALFGLGLVYLNRHETDRARELLGDLVRLKTDFEGKNQFLFNDLGIVLRKSGLYPEAIAFFSRALEYVGDDENLYYNLARAHYENNDWEKCLEYLIQSHRLNPELESTRNLFGVMIGLDERTARLERYHKPPVPPHVASRARQILAAGTGRLKLDEGLMGVPIEPGRARSGKVGTIEIKRHGRDD; from the coding sequence ATGGATGACGATTTTTTTGCACTGCATTTGGATTCCGGAGTCGGAGAAGGCGGAAGTCCGCCTCCTTCCGGTTGGTCCTACCTGGCAGAGGGCCGGGTCAGGTGCGTTTTTTCCACCACGAGACGCGGGCGCAGCAGCCAGACATTCTGGTTCGTGGAGCAGGCGGGGCGCGACAAGTTCAAGGCCAGGCCGCTCAACGATCGCCATATCCCTTCCCTCGATGCCGTGTCCGTCTCCGCCGCGGATCTGACCGGCGACTACACTCCCGAGCTGGCCTATTTCGAGGAACTGGTCATCCCGGCCATGCGCGCCCAGGGCGGGAAAACGAATATTCAGGCCAGCACCATCGACGCCAACGTGGTCAACGCGCTGTTCGGACTCGGATTGGTGTATCTGAATCGCCATGAAACGGATCGGGCCAGGGAACTGCTCGGCGATCTGGTCAGGCTCAAGACGGACTTTGAAGGCAAGAATCAATTTTTGTTTAATGACTTAGGAATCGTGCTCAGAAAGAGCGGGCTGTATCCCGAAGCCATCGCCTTTTTTTCACGCGCCCTTGAATATGTGGGTGACGACGAGAACCTTTATTACAATCTGGCCCGTGCCCATTACGAGAACAATGATTGGGAAAAATGTCTGGAATATCTCATCCAGTCTCACAGGCTCAATCCCGAACTTGAATCCACCAGGAACCTTTTCGGGGTCATGATCGGACTTGATGAGCGTACGGCCCGACTTGAACGGTACCACAAGCCCCCGGTGCCACCCCATGTGGCCTCGCGTGCCCGGCAGATCCTGGCTGCCGGAACCGGCAGGCTGAAGTTGGACGAAGGTTTGATGGGGGTGCCCATCGAACCGGGCCGCGCCCGGTCAGGGAAGGTCGGCACCATCGAAATCAAACGGCACGGCCGCGACGATTGA
- a CDS encoding tetratricopeptide repeat protein — MGAFRAGHTITVSGQCQGKTWAGADGAGLGRVRKRYPMTQDRNVSPDGRDRLHRMSVQGHAGQVCCIFSSAKSHHPGQGTTLRGHGSVHYWLVRQVGKSAYAVRGVDGDFLPFGSEVSIQVEELLALYSPEVAVFEDRLVPAASQGEYLVEGGRGQGVRRSVIRIDEANVRALFRLAQEYILARRVSKGKTLLNELLRLKTPFSGKNQFLFNEFGISLRKIGFPEGAVICYRRALQHTEVDDHLYYNLSRAYYEQGQWWDCMTALVRCFELNPAMPLARDLLVLISALAGNPALRVRYGKPPVPTGVARQAGLLCESTFTHDAGARARAEAESLEAEERDAATEGQADANLWLPGRDAVGV, encoded by the coding sequence GTGGGCGCATTCCGTGCCGGTCACACCATCACCGTCTCTGGCCAGTGTCAGGGGAAGACATGGGCCGGAGCGGATGGGGCCGGACTGGGAAGGGTCCGCAAAAGGTATCCCATGACACAGGACAGGAACGTTTCCCCGGACGGCCGGGACAGATTGCATCGTATGTCCGTCCAGGGCCATGCAGGTCAGGTCTGCTGCATATTCTCCTCTGCGAAATCCCACCATCCTGGTCAGGGGACCACCCTGCGCGGCCACGGCTCGGTGCACTACTGGCTTGTCCGGCAGGTGGGGAAATCCGCCTATGCCGTCCGCGGCGTGGACGGCGACTTTCTTCCCTTCGGCAGTGAGGTGTCGATTCAGGTCGAAGAGTTGCTTGCACTGTATTCTCCCGAGGTCGCGGTTTTTGAAGACCGACTTGTGCCAGCGGCCTCCCAGGGAGAATATTTGGTTGAAGGCGGTCGGGGACAGGGGGTAAGGCGGTCGGTCATTCGGATCGACGAGGCCAATGTGCGCGCCCTGTTCCGGTTGGCGCAGGAATACATCCTGGCTCGTCGGGTGTCCAAGGGGAAGACGCTGCTCAACGAGCTGCTCCGGCTCAAGACGCCTTTTTCCGGAAAAAACCAATTCCTGTTCAACGAATTCGGCATCAGCCTGCGCAAGATCGGATTCCCCGAGGGCGCTGTCATCTGTTACCGCCGGGCATTGCAGCATACTGAAGTGGACGACCATCTCTACTACAACCTTTCCCGGGCCTATTACGAGCAAGGCCAGTGGTGGGACTGCATGACCGCGCTCGTCCGGTGTTTCGAGTTGAATCCGGCCATGCCCCTGGCCCGCGATCTGCTGGTGCTCATCTCCGCCCTGGCCGGGAATCCGGCCCTGAGGGTGCGCTACGGCAAGCCGCCGGTCCCCACCGGTGTGGCCCGTCAGGCCGGTCTGCTGTGCGAATCGACGTTTACCCATGACGCCGGGGCGCGCGCCCGGGCCGAGGCAGAGAGCCTGGAGGCCGAGGAACGGGATGCGGCCACCGAAGGGCAGGCCGATGCAAATCTGTGGTTGCCGGGGCGGGATGCCGTGGGGGTGTAG